Proteins from one Mycobacterium adipatum genomic window:
- a CDS encoding HPr family phosphocarrier protein, with the protein MPEKTVTVGSSIGLHARPAAIIAEAVVNAGVEVTLALDGGEPVDAGSALMIMTLGAGHGAQVTVSSEDASALATIADLVTKDLDA; encoded by the coding sequence ATGCCCGAGAAGACCGTCACCGTCGGATCGTCCATCGGCCTGCACGCCCGGCCCGCCGCAATCATCGCCGAGGCCGTGGTCAACGCCGGTGTCGAGGTCACTCTTGCCCTCGATGGTGGCGAACCCGTGGATGCCGGCTCGGCGCTGATGATCATGACGCTGGGCGCCGGGCACGGTGCGCAGGTGACGGTGAGTTCCGAGGACGCATCTGCACTGGCCACCATCGCCGACCTGGTGACCAAGGATCTCGACGCCTGA